From one Synechocystis sp. PCC 6803 substr. PCC-P genomic stretch:
- the phaE gene encoding class III poly(R)-hydroxyalkanoic acid synthase subunit PhaE, giving the protein MESTNKTWTELMTPLSQFWLESSSQAWKNWFDLMAKGGAGAMMGSAPQSFESLPQQFLQSQQFYGELLKLSFEAWQSLWPKLDNGSAPGAVQGYLKQLQTQIEQYTATTQALQGDMDGLWQCYIKEVQRFSQLWLSTWQSSVAPLGKLPTGDIHAWLDLNNLYGDALYNKNLSSFMRSPLLGPSREMNGKLLRAFDDWVKLSQAMADYQLLEADIQYRGFAALMEDLLARAKEDKPVKTWKEFQQRWAIAADQVFEEAFCEEKNLKVRGKFINALNRYRIQQQEILEAWLKMLNLPTRSEVDEIHQTIYQLRKEVKSLKKRLGETEANPG; this is encoded by the coding sequence ATGGAATCGACAAATAAAACCTGGACAGAACTCATGACTCCCCTCAGTCAGTTTTGGCTGGAGTCCAGTAGCCAGGCTTGGAAGAATTGGTTTGACCTCATGGCCAAGGGCGGGGCCGGCGCCATGATGGGCTCGGCTCCCCAGTCCTTTGAGTCTTTGCCCCAACAGTTCCTCCAATCCCAGCAGTTTTATGGAGAGTTACTTAAGCTTTCTTTTGAAGCTTGGCAAAGCCTGTGGCCTAAATTGGATAATGGTTCGGCGCCAGGGGCAGTGCAGGGCTACCTAAAACAGCTACAAACCCAAATTGAGCAATATACCGCCACCACCCAAGCTCTCCAAGGGGACATGGATGGTTTATGGCAGTGTTACATCAAGGAAGTACAAAGATTTTCCCAACTCTGGCTCTCCACCTGGCAGAGTAGCGTCGCCCCCCTGGGCAAATTACCCACCGGGGACATCCATGCTTGGTTAGATTTAAATAATCTCTACGGCGATGCCCTCTACAACAAAAACCTGAGCAGTTTTATGCGATCGCCTTTGCTGGGGCCCAGTCGGGAAATGAATGGCAAATTATTGCGGGCCTTTGACGATTGGGTTAAGTTATCCCAGGCCATGGCAGACTATCAATTACTGGAAGCAGATATTCAATACCGGGGCTTTGCTGCTTTGATGGAAGATTTACTGGCCCGGGCTAAGGAAGATAAACCCGTTAAAACCTGGAAGGAATTTCAACAACGGTGGGCGATCGCCGCTGACCAAGTGTTTGAAGAAGCTTTTTGTGAGGAAAAAAATCTGAAAGTACGGGGCAAATTCATCAATGCCTTGAATCGTTATCGCATTCAGCAACAGGAGATTCTAGAAGCATGGTTAAAAATGCTGAACCTCCCTACCCGCTCAGAGGTGGATGAAATTCATCAAACCATTTATCAGTTGCGGAAAGAAGTTAAAAGTTTGAAAAAACGATTGGGAGAAACAGAAGCAAACCCAGGCTAA
- a CDS encoding class III poly(R)-hydroxyalkanoic acid synthase subunit PhaC yields MLPFFAQVGLEENLHETLDFTEKFLSGLENLQGLNEDDIQVGFTPKEAVYQEDKVILYRFQPVVENPLPIPVLIVYALVNRPYMVDLQEGRSLVANLLKLGLDVYLIDWGYPSRGDRWLTLEDYLSGYLNNCVDIICQRSQQEKITLLGVCQGGTFSLCYASLFPDKVKNLVVMVAPVDFEQPGTLLNARGGCTLGAEAVDIDLMVDAMGNIPGDYLNLEFLMLKPLQLGYQKYLDVPDIMGDEAKLLNFLRMEKWIFDSPDQAGETYRQFLKDFYQQNKLIKGEVMIGDRLVDLHNLTMPILNLYAEKDHLVAPASSLALGDYLPENCDYTVQSFPVGHIGMYVSGKVQRDLPPAIAHWLSERQ; encoded by the coding sequence ATGTTGCCTTTTTTTGCTCAGGTGGGGTTAGAAGAAAATCTCCATGAAACCCTAGATTTTACTGAAAAATTTCTCTCTGGCTTGGAAAATTTGCAGGGTTTGAATGAAGATGACATCCAGGTGGGCTTTACCCCCAAAGAAGCAGTTTACCAGGAAGATAAGGTTATTCTTTACCGTTTCCAACCGGTGGTGGAAAATCCCTTACCTATCCCGGTTTTAATTGTTTACGCCCTGGTAAATCGCCCCTACATGGTGGATTTGCAGGAAGGACGCTCCCTGGTGGCCAACCTCCTCAAACTGGGTTTGGACGTGTATTTAATTGATTGGGGTTATCCCTCCCGGGGCGATCGTTGGTTGACCCTAGAAGATTATTTGTCTGGATATTTGAACAACTGTGTCGATATTATTTGTCAACGCTCCCAGCAAGAAAAAATTACGTTGTTAGGAGTTTGTCAGGGGGGCACATTTAGCCTGTGTTACGCTTCTCTATTCCCGGATAAGGTTAAAAATTTGGTGGTGATGGTGGCTCCGGTGGACTTTGAACAACCCGGTACTTTATTGAACGCCCGGGGAGGCTGTACCTTGGGAGCCGAAGCAGTAGATATTGACTTAATGGTGGATGCCATGGGCAATATTCCAGGGGATTATCTTAACCTAGAATTTCTCATGCTTAAACCCCTGCAATTAGGTTACCAAAAGTATCTTGATGTGCCCGATATTATGGGGGATGAAGCGAAATTGTTAAACTTTCTACGCATGGAAAAATGGATTTTTGATAGTCCCGATCAAGCGGGGGAAACTTACCGTCAATTCCTCAAGGATTTTTATCAACAAAATAAATTGATCAAAGGGGAAGTGATGATTGGCGATCGCCTGGTGGATCTGCATAATTTGACCATGCCCATATTGAATTTATATGCGGAAAAAGACCACTTGGTGGCCCCTGCTTCTTCCCTAGCTTTGGGGGACTATTTGCCGGAAAACTGTGACTACACCGTCCAATCTTTCCCCGTGGGTCATATTGGCATGTATGTCAGTGGTAAAGTACAACGGGATCTGCCCCCGGCGATCGCCCATTGGCTATCGGAACGACAGTGA